In Fusobacterium nucleatum, the genomic stretch TTTCACAAAGCCTAATGATTATTTTTTTAAAATAGGACAATATACATTTTTAAATGTTGGAGATAATCCAAATGGCAAAACATTTTCAAGGGCTTTATCTATTGCTTCTCATCCTGATGAAAATATTTTAAGATTTGTTATGAGAATAAGTGATAGTGAGTTTAAAAAAAGATGTTTGGAAATAAAAAAAGATGACAGTGCAACTGTTACTCAAGCAACTGGAAATTTTGGGTTTAAATTCTCTGATAAGGAAATTGTGTTTTTAATTTCAGGTATAGGTATTGCTCCAATTATTCCTATGCTTATGGAACTTGAAAAAATAAATTATCAAGGTAAAGTTAGCTTATTCTATTCTAATAGAACTTTGGCTAAAACTACTTATAATGAAAAATTACAAAATTTTAATATTAAGAATTATAATTATAATCCTGTATTTACTGGCATACAACCTAGAATAAACATAGATTTATTAAAAGAAAAACTAGATGATATTTATAATGCTCACTACTATATTATAGGAACAAGTGATTTTATAAAGACTATGAAAACACTTTTAGAAGAAAATCATATTGATAAAAAAAATTATTTAGTTGATAATTTCGGGTAAAAAATAAAAAAACACACTAATAAAGTGTGTTGAGTTTAAAATGGCGCTTCCTAATGGACTCGAACCATTGACGCTGCGGTTAACAGCCGCATGCTCTACCGACTGAGCTAAGGAAGCAAATTGCTTGGCAAATCCATACTCTCCCAGGCCGCTTCCAGCCAAGTACCATCAGCGTATATGGGCTTAACTTCTAGGTTCGGAATGTAACTAGGTGTACCCCCATAGCTATATTCACCAAGCATATGTATTTTATCACATAATATATTTATGCGCAAGTCTGAACACT encodes the following:
- a CDS encoding FAD-dependent oxidoreductase; amino-acid sequence: MKKIYDLSLIERNNVAENTIELIFTKPNDYFFKIGQYTFLNVGDNPNGKTFSRALSIASHPDENILRFVMRISDSEFKKRCLEIKKDDSATVTQATGNFGFKFSDKEIVFLISGIGIAPIIPMLMELEKINYQGKVSLFYSNRTLAKTTYNEKLQNFNIKNYNYNPVFTGIQPRINIDLLKEKLDDIYNAHYYIIGTSDFIKTMKTLLEENHIDKKNYLVDNFG